The Thermococcus alcaliphilus sequence GCATATACGAAGCTATAGCAAAGGTTTCACACTACGGAAAGCCAATGTACATCACGGAAAACGGGATAGCTACCTTAGACGATGAGTGGAGGATAGAGTTTATCATCCAGCACCTCCAGTACGTTCACAAAGCCTTAAACGATGGCTTTGACTTGAGAGGCTACTTCTATTGGTCTTTTATGGATAACTTCGAGTGGGCTGAGGGTTTTAGACCACGCTTTGGGCTGGTCGAGGTGGACTACACGACCTTCAAGAGGAGACCGAGAAAGAGTGCTTACATATATGGAGAAATTGCAAGGGAAAAGAAAATAAAAGACGAACTGCTGGCAAAGTATGGGCTTCCGGAGCTATGACGTCCCCTTTACAAGTTCCTTTGCCCTCTTCTTTAGTATTTCCTTCACTGCATCTCTGTCCTCAGGATAGCTTTTTCTTATCCAGAGCCATACTAACGCACAGGGTATCCAAAATAGTGCTCCGATTAGAAGTGTATACTCATACGCTAGTGCATCTGAGTAGCCCATGCTTCTAAGAGTTTCTATTAAAAATCCACCAAACAAAGGTCCAGTTGCTTTCCCAACATTGTCCAAGATATTAAAAAGGCCAAACACAGTGCCCCTGTCTTCTGGAAGATTGACTTGAGACACTATTGCCCTAACGTTTGGTCCTGCATAGGAAACAAACTGAATAAAGGCGAGGGAGTAGAGGGTTAAACCTATCCAGTGAATTGAAGTTAATTTGCTCGGAAGGGGGTAAAGGATAAGACCTATAGCGGCTATCATTCCAATGAAAATTGCCAAACCGGTAATTACAGCCCTTCCACCCCTCTGCCTTGCCTCAAAGTAATCTCCGACAAATCCGCCTAACAGACTTCCTATGACGCTTGAGATGCCAACTATGAGGAGGACAAACGTAGCGGTGCTTTTCTCCATGCCCCTCGTTACAATGAAGAAAGAGATAAGCCAGTACATTATGACTCCCCACGGTACTGTCCCTATTATGCCCTGAAGGAAAATTAGGATGTTTGTCTTGGTCTTGAGGGACTTTTTGAGTGCTTCCTTATTCAACCGGTAAGTGTATTCATAGCCCTTCTCTAGCACTTCTCTGAGCTCCTTTTCTCCCTCACCTCTTTTGGGTTCCTCTGCTACGAAGTAGAAGAGCGGCGCGAGGATAAAGTTTGGAACCGCGGCGATTATAAATGGAGTCCTCCAGCTCACTATTAAACCTGCTATTATCATTCCGAAGAGCGTCCCAAAACCAAAGGCAGTCTCTATATAGGAGTATCCTCTTCCCCTCTTTTCCTCCTCAAACATGTCCGCTATTAGAGAGTAGCCTATGGGAATTATCGAGCCTATACCTATTCCCGTAAGAAAGCGCATTGCCAAGAGTTGCCAGTAGCTGGTAACGTAAGCCGTTAGGAAGCATGGGATTTCTCCAAGGAGAACCCCTACCACG is a genomic window containing:
- a CDS encoding MFS transporter, translated to MGNLRRRVSIALLVLMAAFLMADQNLLPPNYQQIMAEFGISETQMGLVSTIFVATSALITILWGMLSDIKSRKKLLVVGVLLGEIPCFLTAYVTSYWQLLAMRFLTGIGIGSIIPIGYSLIADMFEEEKRGRGYSYIETAFGFGTLFGMIIAGLIVSWRTPFIIAAVPNFILAPLFYFVAEEPKRGEGEKELREVLEKGYEYTYRLNKEALKKSLKTKTNILIFLQGIIGTVPWGVIMYWLISFFIVTRGMEKSTATFVLLIVGISSVIGSLLGGFVGDYFEARQRGGRAVITGLAIFIGMIAAIGLILYPLPSKLTSIHWIGLTLYSLAFIQFVSYAGPNVRAIVSQVNLPEDRGTVFGLFNILDNVGKATGPLFGGFLIETLRSMGYSDALAYEYTLLIGALFWIPCALVWLWIRKSYPEDRDAVKEILKKRAKELVKGTS